The DNA region ATGCGCCATGCTTCGCACGATATCGGTATGTATAATCAGCGAACCCCTCACTAAGAGCGACATCGAACATTTCCTCTGTCCCTTTTAGGTCATCTGGATGAATGAAATCTGCGATCCGTTTTCCTAATAAGTCTTGGTATTCAAATTGTAATATTTCTTTAACAGCAGGAGAAATATATTTATATTCACCCATTTCACCATGCATTGTAATCATGTCACTTGAGTATTCTGCAAGTAAGCGAAACCGTTCTTCCGTTTCCTTTAATTTGATAAGACTTAATTGTAATTGTCTTTGGGATTCATTTGAATTAGCGATAAATACAGAAAAGTGATAGGCTAAAAGGCCGCCAATCAAAGATATTGGGTATTGAATGATTAATATATCGTTAAGGACGACAGGATCATTAATGATGATGAATAATATAATGGAAGTAATAATTAACCCAATGACGTTCATGAAAAACGCCTTCAAGGTGGTGTTAAACGGAAACTTTGAAAAGTGTCCACAAGCGATAGCGATAAGTAGTGCACCGCTAGCTGCTATTAATGATGTCTCACTAATACCGAGCAATAATAGTCGTCCTACTGCAATGATGAGACCTGTAATAAAAGCAGGGAGAAACCCGCCAAAAGCGGCAGGAATAATAATGGCCAAATGACGTAAATCGGCGATGACGGTAGCGTTAATTTTGATACTAAAAATCATTAAAACGATACCAAGTGCACCATAACAAAGTCCCCAGTATAGTTTTGTTGAAATGGATGAGGAATGCTCTAATGGTCTATCTTTAAATATCTGTCCCATTATATAAATG from Neobacillus sp. FSL H8-0543 includes:
- a CDS encoding diguanylate cyclase; the protein is MFEDFIFNASLLIASIYIMGQIFKDRPLEHSSSISTKLYWGLCYGALGIVLMIFSIKINATVIADLRHLAIIIPAAFGGFLPAFITGLIIAVGRLLLLGISETSLIAASGALLIAIACGHFSKFPFNTTLKAFFMNVIGLIITSIILFIIINDPVVLNDILIIQYPISLIGGLLAYHFSVFIANSNESQRQLQLSLIKLKETEERFRLLAEYSSDMITMHGEMGEYKYISPAVKEILQFEYQDLLGKRIADFIHPDDLKGTEEMFDVALSEGFADYTYRYRAKHGAYVWMESTFKSVPYQGENSKRIINVSRNITERKMTEEKLQKANELLNRLSYMDGLTGAGNRRYFDVTLNKEWEKLSSAKSPLTLLMFDIDYFKKFNDTYGHLAGDHCLKAIADAIKNLKSTGTNFKFCRYGGEEFAIILPSTDINEGKNFAGRIQETIHSLEIPHIGSEISNTVTISIGIATIVPNTEINSKKLIQLADMALYASKKNGRNRISIST